TCATGTCCGTCTCGATGAAGCCCGGCGCCACGCAGTTGACGGTGATGTTCCTGCTGCCCACCTCGCGGGCGAGCGACTTCGAGAAGCCGACGATGCCGGCCTTGGCGGCCGCGTAATTGGTCTGCCCGGGGTTTCCGGTGAAGCCGACGACGGATGTGATGTTCACGATTCGCCCGGCCCTCGCCTTCATCATGCCGCGAAGCACCGCGCGCGAAAGGACGAAGACGCTCTTCAGGTTGGTCGACTGGATCTCGTCCCACTCCTCGTCCTTCATGCGCGCCAGGAGGTTGTCGCGCGTGGCGCCCGCGTTGTTGACGAGGATCGCCACCGGACCGAACTCGCCAGCCACCTGGTCGGCAAAGACCGCGCATGCGCCGGCATCGCGGACGTCCAGGACCCTTCCCGCGCCCTTGCCGCCGGCTTCGGCGATGACGCGCGAGACCTGCTCGGCTCCCTTGTCGGTCGTCGAGGTGCCGACGACGGTGGCGCCGGCTCGCGAAAGCGCGATGGCGATCGCCTCGCCGATCCCGCGCGAGGCCCCGGTGACGATGGCGACTTGTCCGTTCAGCATGGCTTCCTCAGCTGGTAGGCATGGCGGCGAGGAGCGCCGCCGAATCGGTGATGGCGACGGCCTCCACGCCGTCAACCGTGCGCTTCACGAGCCCGGCCAGCACCTTGCCGGGCGCGCATTCCACGATTCGGGCCACACCCTGCGCCTGCAGGTAGCGGACCGTTTCCGCCCAACGCACCGGGCGGTAGAGTTGCTCGACCAGGGCCTGCCGGATGCGGTCGGGATCATCGAAGGATGCCACGTCGGCATTCTGGAGCACCGGCACGGTGGGCGCGACGATCGCAACGGCCGCGAGGCGCTCCCGAAGCCGCTCGGCGGCGGGCTTCATCAGGCTGCAGTGGGACGGCGCACTCATGGGGAGCATCTTCGCGAGCTTCGCGCCGTGCGCCTTCGCCGCCGCCATGCCGCGCTCGACCGCGGCGCGGTGCCCGGCAATCACGATCTGGCCAGGCGAATTCAGGTTTGCGGGCTCCAGCACCTCGCCCTGTGCGGCCTCCTCGCACACTTGCGCGATCTTCGATTCCTCCAGGCCCACGATGGCTGCGATGCCACCCGTGCCTTCGGGGACTGCATCCTGCATCGCCTGCGCGCGCAGCCGCACGAGAGGCAG
This Betaproteobacteria bacterium DNA region includes the following protein-coding sequences:
- the fabG gene encoding 3-oxoacyl-ACP reductase FabG; the encoded protein is MLNGQVAIVTGASRGIGEAIAIALSRAGATVVGTSTTDKGAEQVSRVIAEAGGKGAGRVLDVRDAGACAVFADQVAGEFGPVAILVNNAGATRDNLLARMKDEEWDEIQSTNLKSVFVLSRAVLRGMMKARAGRIVNITSVVGFTGNPGQTNYAAAKAGIVGFSKSLAREVGSRNITVNCVAPGFIETDMTRSLDGEQVKRLVDNVPLGRLGRVDDIAAAVAFLCSPGAAYVTGATLHVNGGMFMD
- the fabD gene encoding ACP S-malonyltransferase; the protein is MKFAMVFPGQGSQSVGMMNGFGDTAVVERTFREACAILGDDLWALAAGGPAEALNRTVVTQPLMLTAGVACWRAWRERGGPWPAFFAGHSLGEYSALVAAGALRFEDALPLVRLRAQAMQDAVPEGTGGIAAIVGLEESKIAQVCEEAAQGEVLEPANLNSPGQIVIAGHRAAVERGMAAAKAHGAKLAKMLPMSAPSHCSLMKPAAERLRERLAAVAIVAPTVPVLQNADVASFDDPDRIRQALVEQLYRPVRWAETVRYLQAQGVARIVECAPGKVLAGLVKRTVDGVEAVAITDSAALLAAMPTS